In one Lolium rigidum isolate FL_2022 chromosome 3, APGP_CSIRO_Lrig_0.1, whole genome shotgun sequence genomic region, the following are encoded:
- the LOC124697199 gene encoding protein YIPF5-like: MEWDFPVPPVVFDVSIPNYSQQHNPIPETGPLQPPTPVFPDDDERPLLEELDIDLGLVWRKTLSILHPLRSTDPALHAENADLSGPFLFVLSFGLFQLLAGKLHFGVALGWVTVASVFLYFVFSKLSAGRRGDVNLYRCLSLVGYGMLPMVIFSAVSLFLPRGGRLIFGVALGFVLWSTRVCTRLLASGAAEEHRGLIAYACCLVYMIFSLLVVF, from the coding sequence ATGGAGTGGGACTTCCCCGTGCCGCCGGTGGTCTTCGACGTGTCCATCCCCAACTACAGCCAGCAGCACAACCCAATCCCGGAGACCGGCCCCTTGCAACCACCCACCCCCGTGTTTCCCGACGACGACGAGCGGCCTCTCCTCGAGGAGCTGGACATCGACCTGGGTTTGGTCTGGCGGAAGACGCTCTCGATCCTCCACCCGCTACGCTCCACCGACCCGGCCCTCCACGCCGAGAACGCCGACCTCTCTGGCCCCTTCCTGTTCGTACTCTCCTTCGGCCTCTTCCAGCTCCTCGCTGGGAAGCTCCACTTCGGGGTCGCCCTCGGGTGGGTCACCGTCGCGTCCGTCTTCCTCTACTTCGTCTTCTCGAAGCTCTCGGCCGGACGCCGTGGCGATGTCAACCTCTACAGGTGCCTCAGCCTCGTCGGGTACGGCATGCTCCCCATGGTCATCTTCTCCGCGGTCTCCCTCTTCCTACCACGGGGCGGTCGGCTCATCTTCGGCGTCGCCCTGGGGTTTGTGCTCTGGTCAACCAGGGTCTGCACCAGGCTGCTAGCATCTGGCGCCGCCGAGGAGCATAGGGGGCTCATTGCCTACGCCTGCTGCCTCGTCTACATGATCTTCTCTCTGCTCGTCGTATTTTGA